One Telluria mixta DNA window includes the following coding sequences:
- a CDS encoding flagellar hook capping FlgD N-terminal domain-containing protein, producing the protein MVTTTNTTNTQFGGTTGTGSNKIATQAPTEANKDMFTKLLVAQIQNQDPLSPQDPTQYVNQLSQLSQTEALQNLSQTTTASASVLQSLQTLAMGGQVGSDVTVATDTVKLDGSKLNGTVQLNGLSAGTSLILTGVDGRQHEVDLGPGSGAQSFTIDPDALGLAPGTYKIQAKPSDGSSPTIEVAARLNSVRVNGSSVVLQVANIGEVAPSSVTGFNGKTGS; encoded by the coding sequence ATGGTGACGACCACCAACACCACCAACACCCAGTTCGGCGGCACGACGGGCACGGGCAGCAACAAGATCGCAACCCAGGCACCGACCGAGGCCAACAAGGACATGTTCACCAAGCTGCTGGTGGCGCAGATCCAGAACCAGGACCCGCTGTCGCCGCAGGATCCGACCCAGTACGTCAACCAGCTGTCGCAGCTGTCGCAGACCGAAGCGCTGCAGAACCTGTCGCAGACGACCACCGCCAGCGCGAGCGTGCTGCAAAGCCTGCAGACGCTTGCCATGGGCGGCCAGGTAGGTTCCGACGTGACCGTGGCGACGGACACCGTCAAGCTCGACGGCAGCAAGCTGAACGGCACCGTGCAACTGAACGGTCTATCCGCCGGTACGAGCCTGATCCTGACCGGCGTCGACGGCCGCCAGCATGAAGTCGACCTGGGTCCCGGTTCGGGCGCCCAGTCGTTCACCATCGATCCGGACGCCCTTGGCCTGGCGCCCGGCACGTACAAGATCCAGGCCAAGCCGTCGGACGGCAGCTCGCCGACGATCGAAGTGGCGGCGCGCCTGAACAGCGTGCGCGTGAATGGCTCCAGCGTCGTGCTCCAGGTGGCCAACATCGGCGAGGTCGCTCCCTCGTCCGTCACGGGTTTCAACGGCAAGACGGGCTCCTGA
- a CDS encoding rod-binding protein, which produces MLNNANAIGPEQPDPATGEDKVAPAVDTAAALDKAYVAKATKAAVEFESFFISHMLHQMRESTRSIAPDDSPTKDRVNQDMTDMVDNMLAGNMAQQRAFGVADAILRQILPAPLNKTS; this is translated from the coding sequence ATGCTGAACAACGCCAACGCAATCGGTCCGGAGCAGCCGGACCCGGCCACGGGCGAGGACAAGGTCGCTCCGGCGGTCGATACCGCGGCAGCGCTGGACAAGGCTTATGTTGCCAAAGCGACAAAGGCCGCCGTCGAATTCGAAAGCTTTTTCATCTCGCACATGCTGCATCAGATGCGCGAGAGCACGCGCTCGATCGCGCCGGACGACAGCCCGACCAAGGACCGCGTCAACCAGGACATGACGGATATGGTGGACAACATGTTGGCCGGGAACATGGCACAACAGCGTGCCTTCGGCGTCGCCGACGCGATTTTGCGTCAGATCCTGCCCGCACCGCTTAATAAAACGAGCTGA
- the flgA gene encoding flagellar basal body P-ring formation chaperone FlgA: protein MLFSAFAQAAAPSIPMQIEQAARAELERQMAASGLTEPQFEIAVVTARPAPPCSQQVAVEPLDTRSPQRMRFVARCPDTPGWRYEYVVRARVTAMVAIAAAPAAANEALTDAQVTIERRDISNIADPVSNPADAVGQMSRRMLRPGDILRSGQLSSPVLVKRGDAVMMVARREGIEVSMAGEALDAGGKGAVVRVRNAGSGQVVRMRVAGPGTVEPIDMAISR from the coding sequence ATGCTGTTTTCTGCGTTCGCGCAAGCGGCAGCGCCGTCGATTCCCATGCAAATCGAGCAAGCGGCCCGTGCCGAACTGGAAAGGCAGATGGCCGCGTCCGGCTTGACCGAACCGCAATTCGAGATCGCCGTCGTGACCGCGCGGCCGGCGCCGCCGTGCAGCCAGCAAGTGGCCGTGGAACCGCTCGATACCCGTTCTCCCCAGAGGATGCGCTTCGTAGCGCGCTGTCCGGACACGCCCGGATGGCGGTACGAGTACGTCGTCCGCGCGCGCGTGACGGCCATGGTTGCGATCGCGGCCGCGCCGGCTGCGGCCAACGAAGCGTTGACGGACGCACAAGTCACGATCGAGCGCCGTGATATTTCCAACATTGCCGATCCGGTCAGTAATCCGGCCGACGCGGTCGGACAAATGTCTCGTCGCATGTTGCGTCCAGGAGACATTTTGCGCAGCGGGCAGCTCAGCAGTCCCGTTCTGGTGAAGCGCGGCGACGCCGTCATGATGGTCGCGCGGCGCGAAGGCATCGAAGTCAGCATGGCCGGAGAAGCATTGGATGCGGGCGGGAAGGGTGCCGTCGTGCGCGTGCGCAACGCCGGCAGCGGGCAGGTCGTGCGCATGCGCGTCGCCGGGCCCGGCACGGTTGAGCCGATCGACATGGCGATCAGCCGCTGA
- the flgK gene encoding flagellar hook-associated protein FlgK, which yields MSILNNALSGAVASQLALSASSQNIANLQTKGYTRQSALLSAVAPAAGSSQAGNGVRVTELMRFSDSYKTQQMWRSASDLGTHSQTQPYLTQLEKVMGDDTASLSSGVDGFFAALNSVAGVDPTSTPLRQQVVTAAGLLAQRFNSMNNVYNAQLQSVRQQRSALVDSANTTIASIASLNAQIANANATGSNPSALIDARDQAIDSLASQMGLEVSDQPDGTRNVSLKTGQSLVLGGVPGKLSVSGGAAQTFSLTFAGTKFELDTTRAGGQLGGLSVYEQDTLLPLQQGVAEMAQQIADKVNTQLQAGYAMDGSAGKPLFVYNPGSTSNMLQVADGYQTSDLAFSGDGKPGDTGNLQQLVAIKSQTITMAKIGTVLISDADTQLVGRLAVDSQQNKGALKTAQTMRDQAVADWQSTSGVNQDEEAVHLVEYQNMYQANMKVMSVANALFDATLQMMG from the coding sequence ATGAGCATCCTGAACAACGCCCTGTCCGGAGCAGTCGCTTCGCAACTGGCCCTGTCCGCCAGCAGCCAGAACATCGCCAACCTGCAGACCAAGGGTTACACCCGCCAGTCGGCCCTGCTGAGCGCGGTTGCGCCGGCAGCCGGTTCGAGCCAGGCCGGCAACGGCGTGCGCGTGACCGAGCTGATGCGGTTCTCCGACAGCTACAAGACGCAGCAGATGTGGCGCAGCGCGTCGGACCTGGGTACGCATTCGCAGACCCAGCCCTATCTGACCCAGCTGGAAAAGGTGATGGGCGACGACACCGCCAGCCTGTCGAGCGGCGTGGACGGCTTCTTCGCGGCATTGAACTCGGTGGCCGGCGTCGACCCGACGTCGACCCCGCTGCGCCAGCAGGTGGTGACCGCCGCCGGCCTGCTGGCCCAGCGCTTCAACAGCATGAACAACGTCTACAACGCCCAGCTGCAATCGGTGCGCCAGCAGCGCAGCGCACTGGTCGACTCGGCCAATACGACGATCGCGTCGATCGCGTCGCTGAACGCCCAGATCGCGAACGCCAACGCCACCGGCAGCAATCCGTCGGCCCTGATCGACGCGCGCGACCAGGCCATCGACAGCCTGGCGAGCCAGATGGGCCTGGAAGTCAGCGACCAGCCGGACGGCACCCGCAACGTGTCGCTCAAGACCGGCCAGTCGCTGGTATTGGGCGGCGTCCCCGGCAAGCTGTCCGTCAGCGGCGGCGCCGCGCAGACCTTCAGCCTGACGTTCGCCGGCACGAAGTTCGAACTCGACACGACCAGGGCCGGCGGCCAACTGGGCGGCCTGTCGGTCTATGAACAGGACACGCTGCTGCCGCTGCAGCAGGGCGTGGCCGAGATGGCGCAGCAGATCGCCGACAAGGTCAACACCCAGCTCCAGGCCGGGTATGCGATGGACGGCTCGGCCGGCAAGCCGCTGTTCGTCTACAACCCGGGCAGCACGTCGAACATGCTGCAGGTGGCGGACGGCTACCAGACGTCGGACCTCGCGTTTTCCGGCGACGGCAAGCCGGGCGACACCGGCAACCTGCAACAACTGGTCGCCATCAAGAGCCAGACGATCACGATGGCGAAGATCGGCACGGTGCTCATCAGCGACGCCGACACCCAGCTCGTCGGCCGCCTCGCCGTCGACAGCCAGCAGAACAAGGGCGCGCTCAAGACCGCGCAGACGATGCGCGACCAGGCCGTCGCGGACTGGCAATCGACGAGCGGCGTGAACCAGGACGAGGAAGCCGTGCATCTCGTCGAATACCAGAACATGTACCAGGCCAACATGAAGGTGATGTCCGTCGCGAACGCGCTGTTCGACGCCACCTTGCAGATGATGGGCTAA
- a CDS encoding glycoside hydrolase family 73 protein — MRHAEFTTSIPSLTPTASTTPTAPLGNGGGKFGGIFNDVQGEVTDFIQNGGGDFATSATLSAEGRMWAARSQGATAALMGGDTDASPDQQAFLESIAPWAKEAAGKLGVAPELVSAHAALESGWGQRPLRNADGSSSYNLFGIKAGASWKGDVAQSATTEYVGGAAIKTNAKFRAYPDQASAFRDYAQMLIDNPRFRGALGTGNDAQAFAAGLAKGGYATDPAYAAKLSRLAGKLQGISG, encoded by the coding sequence ATGCGCCACGCTGAATTCACGACGTCGATTCCCTCGTTGACCCCGACCGCCTCCACGACGCCGACGGCGCCCTTGGGCAATGGCGGCGGCAAATTCGGCGGCATCTTCAACGACGTGCAGGGCGAAGTCACCGACTTCATCCAGAACGGCGGCGGCGACTTCGCAACGAGCGCGACGCTGAGCGCCGAAGGCCGCATGTGGGCCGCGCGCAGCCAGGGCGCGACCGCGGCCCTGATGGGCGGCGATACCGACGCGTCGCCCGACCAGCAGGCTTTCCTGGAAAGCATCGCCCCGTGGGCGAAAGAAGCGGCCGGCAAGCTGGGCGTGGCACCGGAGCTCGTCTCCGCGCACGCCGCACTGGAATCCGGCTGGGGCCAGCGTCCGCTGCGCAATGCGGACGGCAGTTCATCCTATAACCTGTTCGGCATCAAGGCCGGCGCCAGCTGGAAAGGCGATGTCGCGCAGTCCGCCACGACGGAATACGTCGGTGGGGCCGCCATCAAGACGAACGCGAAGTTCCGCGCCTACCCGGACCAGGCCAGTGCCTTCCGCGATTACGCGCAGATGCTGATCGATAACCCGCGCTTCCGTGGCGCACTCGGCACCGGCAACGACGCCCAGGCCTTCGCGGCCGGCCTCGCCAAGGGCGGCTACGCCACCGATCCCGCTTATGCGGCCAAGCTGTCGCGCCTGGCCGGCAAACTCCAGGGCATCAGCGGCTGA
- a CDS encoding flagellar basal body P-ring protein FlgI yields MTQTLRFASLALAALLALPAFAAPAVKTASVSPDAAILARTQPLRNLASVEGVRENPLVGYGLVVGLNGSGDSTQVKYSSQSVVNMLKQFGVKLPDGEEAKNKNVAAVMVSAVFPPGYRRGQQIDVTVSSLGDAKSLRGGTLLLTQLRAADNEVYALAQGNLVVGGLSASGKSGSSVTVNTPTGGRIPNGAMVEREIPTDFATRPAVLLRLRHPNFDTATNVVNAINRRFGQVATTADGTSVEVVAPTNPTERVAFVAKLENMPVEAGEEVPKVVFNSRTGTVVISDGLRVKSAAVTHGSLKVVISESSAVSQPGPFSRGQTQVTPQSKVSVDQGSGQMFHWPPGARLQTIIDTVNSLGASPDDIMAILQALDQAGAIEGELVVI; encoded by the coding sequence ATGACCCAAACCTTACGTTTCGCTTCCCTGGCCTTGGCCGCGCTGCTGGCGCTGCCAGCGTTCGCCGCCCCCGCCGTGAAGACCGCGTCGGTCAGTCCCGACGCGGCCATCCTCGCCCGTACCCAGCCGCTGCGCAACCTCGCCAGCGTGGAAGGCGTGCGCGAGAACCCGCTCGTGGGCTACGGCCTCGTCGTCGGCCTGAACGGCAGCGGCGATTCGACGCAGGTGAAATACTCGAGCCAGTCGGTCGTCAACATGCTCAAGCAGTTCGGCGTCAAGCTGCCGGACGGCGAGGAAGCGAAGAACAAGAACGTGGCCGCCGTCATGGTCTCGGCCGTGTTCCCGCCCGGCTACCGCCGCGGGCAGCAGATCGACGTGACCGTCTCGTCGCTGGGCGACGCGAAAAGCCTGCGCGGCGGCACCCTGCTGCTGACCCAGCTGCGCGCGGCCGACAACGAAGTCTATGCGCTGGCCCAGGGCAACCTCGTCGTCGGCGGCCTGTCGGCGTCCGGCAAGAGCGGCTCGTCGGTGACGGTCAACACGCCGACCGGCGGCCGCATCCCGAACGGTGCGATGGTCGAGCGCGAGATCCCGACCGATTTCGCCACCCGCCCGGCCGTGCTGCTGCGCCTGCGCCATCCGAACTTCGACACCGCGACCAACGTCGTGAACGCGATCAACCGCCGCTTCGGCCAGGTCGCGACCACCGCCGACGGCACCAGCGTCGAGGTCGTGGCGCCGACGAATCCGACCGAACGCGTCGCCTTCGTCGCCAAGCTGGAAAACATGCCGGTGGAAGCCGGCGAGGAAGTGCCCAAGGTCGTGTTCAATTCGCGCACCGGCACCGTCGTGATTTCGGACGGCCTGCGCGTGAAATCGGCCGCCGTGACCCACGGCTCGCTCAAGGTCGTGATCTCGGAAAGCTCGGCCGTCAGCCAGCCGGGACCGTTCTCCAGGGGCCAGACGCAGGTCACGCCGCAATCGAAGGTCTCCGTCGACCAGGGCTCGGGCCAGATGTTCCACTGGCCCCCCGGCGCCCGCCTGCAGACCATCATCGACACGGTCAACAGCCTCGGCGCTTCTCCCGACGACATCATGGCGATCCTGCAGGCCCTCGACCAGGCCGGCGCGATCGAAGGCGAACTGGTGGTGATCTGA
- the flgC gene encoding flagellar basal body rod protein FlgC — MGFKDISQIAGSAMAAQSVRLNTIASNLANADVAAGSEAEAYRARKPVFAAVMGNNASAGVQVLDVVESAEPLRRVHEPGNPKADADGMVYYTNVNEVSEMADMMSASRAFETNVEVLGRIKSMQQSLLKLGES, encoded by the coding sequence ATGGGCTTCAAGGACATTTCCCAGATCGCCGGTTCGGCGATGGCGGCGCAATCGGTGCGCCTGAACACGATTGCCAGCAACCTGGCCAACGCCGACGTCGCGGCCGGCTCCGAAGCGGAAGCGTACCGCGCCCGCAAGCCGGTCTTCGCGGCCGTCATGGGCAATAACGCCAGCGCGGGCGTGCAGGTGCTCGACGTGGTCGAGAGCGCGGAGCCGCTGCGCCGCGTGCACGAACCGGGCAATCCGAAGGCCGATGCCGACGGCATGGTCTATTACACGAACGTCAACGAAGTGTCCGAGATGGCCGACATGATGTCCGCCAGCCGCGCCTTCGAAACCAACGTCGAAGTCCTCGGCCGCATCAAATCCATGCAGCAGTCGCTGCTCAAGCTCGGAGAATCCTGA
- a CDS encoding flagellar hook protein FlgE, producing the protein MSFDIALSGIQAINEQLNTVSNNIANAATYGFKGSRANFASVMAGSRPNGVEIGSVTQNISMNGSTQTTGRGLDAAIDGRGFFVSVNNQGTTQYSRVGIFSTDATGILIDSNGNKVQGYGPSKNGTLGAMGDVQIPTGQIPAVATTNIAYTGNLSADWTVPTVAFDPAKNTSYNMVKQSIVYDSLGTQHTLSQYFVKKDANTVNAFYSLDGAAPGTTPAVLTFDATGALKTTTGNSVAIAAAGGAAAGNVTIDYTGTTRFAGEATTTTNRSDGYASGTFVGVELAQDGSLVAKYSNDQSQVVGTVAVATFANEGALSSISDTSWVANSASGAALYSSPGVGLAGKLATGALEGSNVDITSELVGLMTSQRNYQANSKVLTTENQMMQALMQAL; encoded by the coding sequence ATGAGCTTCGACATCGCACTGTCCGGCATCCAGGCCATCAACGAGCAACTGAACACCGTTTCGAACAACATCGCCAACGCGGCCACCTACGGCTTCAAGGGCAGCCGCGCCAACTTCGCCTCCGTCATGGCCGGCAGCCGCCCCAACGGCGTGGAAATCGGTTCGGTCACGCAGAACATCAGCATGAACGGCAGCACCCAGACCACCGGCCGCGGCCTCGACGCCGCCATCGACGGCCGCGGTTTCTTCGTCAGCGTCAACAATCAGGGCACGACGCAGTATTCGCGCGTCGGCATCTTCTCGACCGACGCGACCGGCATCCTGATCGACAGCAACGGCAACAAGGTGCAGGGCTATGGTCCGTCCAAGAACGGCACGCTGGGTGCGATGGGCGACGTGCAGATCCCGACCGGCCAGATCCCGGCCGTCGCGACGACCAACATCGCCTACACCGGCAACCTGTCGGCCGACTGGACCGTGCCGACCGTCGCGTTCGACCCGGCCAAGAACACCTCGTACAACATGGTCAAGCAGTCGATCGTGTACGACTCGCTGGGCACGCAGCACACGCTGTCGCAATACTTCGTCAAGAAGGACGCCAACACCGTCAACGCGTTCTATTCGCTGGACGGCGCCGCGCCGGGCACGACGCCCGCCGTGCTGACGTTCGATGCCACCGGCGCGCTGAAGACCACGACCGGCAACTCGGTCGCCATCGCGGCGGCGGGCGGCGCAGCCGCCGGCAACGTCACCATCGACTACACGGGCACGACCCGTTTCGCCGGCGAAGCCACGACCACCACCAACCGCAGCGACGGCTATGCGTCGGGCACGTTCGTGGGCGTGGAACTGGCGCAGGACGGGTCGCTCGTGGCCAAGTACAGCAACGACCAGTCGCAGGTGGTCGGCACCGTCGCCGTCGCCACCTTCGCCAACGAAGGCGCACTCTCCTCCATCAGCGATACCAGCTGGGTGGCCAACTCCGCGTCCGGCGCCGCCCTGTACAGCTCTCCGGGCGTGGGCCTGGCCGGCAAGCTGGCGACCGGCGCGCTGGAAGGCTCGAACGTCGACATCACGTCGGAACTGGTCGGCCTGATGACCTCGCAGCGCAACTACCAGGCCAACTCGAAGGTCCTGACCACCGAGAACCAGATGATGCAGGCCCTCATGCAGGCCCTGTAA
- the flgB gene encoding flagellar basal body rod protein FlgB — protein MTINFKDALGVHADALELRAERTKVLAANIANESTPGYTARDIDFGAMLQDRVDAENGQLSLSDDQPLYRVPFHPSADGNTVEIGVEQAAFGQNSSDFNTSLTFINMQLRGLAKAINGQ, from the coding sequence ATGACGATTAATTTCAAAGACGCACTGGGTGTGCATGCCGACGCGCTGGAATTGCGCGCCGAGCGCACCAAGGTGTTGGCGGCGAACATCGCGAACGAGAGCACGCCCGGCTACACCGCACGCGACATTGATTTTGGCGCCATGTTGCAGGATCGTGTCGACGCCGAGAACGGCCAGCTCAGCCTGAGCGACGACCAGCCGCTGTACCGCGTGCCCTTCCACCCGAGCGCCGACGGCAACACCGTCGAGATCGGCGTCGAGCAAGCCGCATTCGGCCAGAACTCTTCCGATTTCAATACCAGCCTCACCTTCATCAACATGCAGTTGCGTGGTCTGGCAAAAGCCATCAACGGTCAATAA
- the flgG gene encoding flagellar basal-body rod protein FlgG, with the protein MNPAMWISKTGVQAQDAKLQAIANNLANVNTVGFKRDRVVFEDLFYQVDKQPGAQTADNTVSNGVQLGNGVNIVGTQKVFTNGSIQTTSQPLDVAINGNGFLQVRRPDGQPAFTRAGQLQVDSNGVLVNAQGLPLVPQITVPNNATGITIGENGMVSATVPGNVAPTELGQLTLTTFVNPAGLLALGDNLFQETTASGTPNEGRAGDGAFGKIKQGALEGSNVQVVEEMVDMIAAQRTYEMNTKVLSAADNMLQYLSQASR; encoded by the coding sequence ATGAATCCAGCAATGTGGATCAGCAAGACCGGCGTGCAGGCGCAAGATGCGAAACTGCAAGCCATCGCCAACAACCTGGCCAACGTGAACACGGTCGGCTTCAAGCGCGACCGCGTCGTGTTCGAAGACCTGTTCTACCAGGTCGACAAGCAGCCGGGCGCCCAGACGGCCGACAACACCGTCAGCAACGGCGTCCAGCTCGGCAATGGCGTGAACATCGTCGGCACGCAGAAGGTGTTCACCAACGGCAGCATCCAGACGACGAGCCAGCCGCTCGACGTGGCCATCAACGGCAACGGTTTCCTGCAGGTTCGCCGCCCGGACGGCCAGCCGGCCTTTACCCGCGCCGGCCAGCTGCAGGTCGATTCGAACGGCGTGCTGGTCAACGCCCAGGGCCTGCCCCTGGTGCCGCAGATCACCGTCCCGAACAACGCGACCGGGATCACGATCGGCGAAAACGGCATGGTCAGCGCGACCGTCCCGGGCAACGTCGCCCCGACCGAACTGGGCCAGCTCACGCTGACCACGTTCGTCAACCCGGCCGGCCTGCTCGCCCTGGGCGACAACCTGTTCCAGGAAACGACCGCCAGCGGCACGCCGAACGAAGGCCGCGCCGGCGACGGTGCCTTCGGCAAGATCAAGCAGGGCGCACTGGAAGGGTCGAACGTGCAGGTCGTCGAAGAGATGGTCGACATGATCGCCGCCCAGCGCACCTATGAGATGAACACCAAGGTGTTGTCGGCCGCCGACAACATGCTGCAATACCTGTCCCAGGCTTCCCGCTAA
- the flgL gene encoding flagellar hook-associated protein FlgL, with protein sequence MRIATSQYQAMMTQSLELNQERVSYVTQQMANGNRIQLPSDDPVDSVRLSRLKREEAGITQYRSNIAAINERLTKNEGYLQNMVNDMGPGRDLLVWALDGSNTSQDLNAMVTPLTSLRDSLMYSANTVDQEGRYVFSGTVTDTAPITYNASAPLGSRFSYAGNTNDQLVVVGNGITQVANQNINGLEKLLNQLDKTISTLSGSTVSPNDPAVRSVLQANLTGFDDALNLVSGKVAVIGGQQNVLRTIDANHENVSLSNQTAILDIGQLDVGTAAIELNGYQTALEASYKAYGKIGSLSLFSVI encoded by the coding sequence ATGCGTATCGCCACCAGCCAATACCAGGCGATGATGACCCAGTCGCTCGAGCTGAACCAGGAGCGCGTCAGCTATGTGACGCAGCAGATGGCCAACGGCAATCGCATCCAGCTGCCGTCGGACGATCCGGTCGACAGCGTGCGCCTGTCGCGCCTCAAGCGCGAAGAAGCCGGCATCACGCAGTATCGCAGCAACATCGCCGCGATCAACGAACGGCTCACGAAGAACGAAGGCTACCTGCAGAACATGGTCAACGACATGGGCCCGGGTCGCGACCTGCTCGTGTGGGCCTTGGACGGTTCGAACACCTCGCAGGACTTGAACGCCATGGTCACCCCGCTGACCTCGCTGCGCGACAGCCTGATGTACTCGGCCAATACGGTCGACCAGGAAGGCCGCTACGTGTTTTCCGGCACCGTGACCGACACGGCACCGATCACCTACAATGCATCCGCCCCGCTCGGTTCGCGCTTCAGCTATGCGGGTAACACGAATGACCAACTGGTGGTGGTGGGCAATGGCATCACCCAGGTGGCGAACCAGAACATCAACGGGTTGGAAAAACTGCTGAACCAGCTCGACAAGACGATCAGCACGCTGTCGGGCAGCACGGTCAGCCCCAACGACCCTGCCGTGCGCAGCGTCCTGCAAGCCAACCTGACAGGTTTCGACGATGCGCTGAATCTCGTTTCCGGCAAGGTCGCCGTCATCGGCGGCCAGCAGAACGTCCTCAGGACGATCGACGCCAACCACGAGAACGTCAGCCTGTCGAACCAGACGGCGATCCTCGACATCGGCCAGCTTGACGTCGGCACCGCGGCCATCGAGCTGAACGGCTACCAGACGGCGCTCGAGGCCAGCTACAAGGCCTATGGCAAGATCGGCTCCCTGTCCCTGTTCTCGGTGATCTGA
- a CDS encoding flagellar basal body rod protein FlgF, with amino-acid sequence MDKLIFTAVSGAERLMRAQQVHANNLANLDTAGFRASMEVATNQQLGGYGYDDRHLSSMQADMVSTRAGSVRETGRPLDVAIGGQGYLAVQFGDGEAYTRSGEIDIGADGALSVHGHPLLGEGGPVVLPPHTAVEIGKDGTISVLTEGATQMQVVDKLRLVNATGAELTKNEAGLIVARDGAQLPADPDVKVRPGALEGSNVSAVEEMVATMSLNRSFEVQMRLFKASDGMNEAGNKLIAG; translated from the coding sequence ATGGATAAACTGATCTTCACCGCCGTTTCCGGCGCCGAGCGCCTGATGCGCGCCCAGCAGGTCCACGCCAACAACCTGGCGAACCTCGACACCGCAGGCTTCCGGGCCAGCATGGAAGTGGCGACCAACCAGCAGCTGGGCGGCTACGGCTACGACGACCGCCACCTGTCGTCGATGCAGGCCGACATGGTCTCGACCCGTGCGGGCTCGGTCCGCGAAACCGGCCGTCCGCTCGACGTCGCGATCGGCGGCCAGGGCTACCTCGCCGTGCAGTTCGGCGACGGCGAAGCCTATACCCGCTCCGGCGAGATCGACATCGGTGCCGACGGCGCGCTGTCGGTCCACGGCCATCCGCTGCTGGGCGAAGGCGGCCCGGTCGTGCTGCCGCCGCATACCGCGGTCGAAATCGGCAAGGACGGCACGATTTCCGTGCTGACCGAAGGCGCCACGCAGATGCAGGTCGTCGACAAGCTGCGCCTCGTGAACGCCACCGGCGCCGAATTGACGAAGAACGAGGCCGGCCTGATCGTGGCGCGCGACGGCGCCCAGCTGCCGGCCGATCCGGACGTCAAGGTCCGCCCGGGCGCGCTCGAAGGCAGCAATGTCTCGGCCGTCGAGGAAATGGTCGCCACCATGAGCCTGAACCGCAGTTTCGAAGTGCAGATGCGCCTGTTCAAGGCCAGCGACGGCATGAACGAGGCCGGCAACAAGCTGATCGCCGGCTGA
- the flgH gene encoding flagellar basal body L-ring protein FlgH, whose translation MKRFALAAGMAASLVLTGCASRVPLNNPAPVDDALALPKAQAARAGVGGGVFSADTVSLTSDARAFRVGDVVTVLLQETTQASKKAGTSFSKGSSASVTPISALGKTFGRTGLDLSADRSFNGDATSTQQNALTGAITVLVQEVLPNGLLRVAGEKRLQLNQGEEYVRIKGYLRAADIDNENQVSSLRVANARIAYSGQGTLAEANSPGWLTRFFTGPFMPF comes from the coding sequence ATGAAACGCTTCGCCCTCGCCGCCGGGATGGCGGCCAGCCTCGTGCTGACCGGATGCGCCTCACGCGTCCCCCTGAACAACCCCGCCCCCGTGGACGACGCCCTCGCCCTGCCGAAAGCGCAGGCGGCGCGCGCCGGCGTCGGGGGCGGCGTGTTCAGCGCCGATACCGTCTCGCTGACCTCGGACGCGCGCGCGTTCCGCGTGGGCGATGTCGTCACCGTTCTCCTGCAGGAAACGACCCAGGCCAGCAAGAAGGCCGGGACCAGCTTCAGCAAGGGCTCGTCCGCTTCCGTGACGCCGATCAGCGCGCTCGGCAAGACCTTCGGCCGCACCGGCCTCGACCTCTCGGCCGATCGCAGCTTCAACGGCGACGCCACCAGCACCCAGCAGAATGCGCTGACCGGCGCGATCACCGTGCTCGTGCAGGAAGTGCTGCCGAACGGCCTCCTGCGCGTGGCCGGCGAAAAGCGCCTGCAGCTGAACCAGGGCGAGGAATATGTGCGCATCAAGGGTTACCTGCGCGCCGCGGACATCGACAACGAGAACCAGGTGTCGTCGCTGCGCGTGGCCAATGCCCGCATCGCCTATTCCGGCCAGGGCACGCTGGCCGAAGCCAATTCCCCCGGCTGGCTGACCCGGTTCTTCACCGGTCCGTTCATGCCCTTCTGA